From one Novipirellula galeiformis genomic stretch:
- a CDS encoding sulfatase-like hydrolase/transferase, whose product MKKIQTLVATLLLVILASALAQTSDAAPPNVLMIVSDDQRPDTIAALGNDQIRTPNLDALARRSSVFTRAVCANPICTPSRGEILSGCSGFRTGVLDFGGKQPAGFVSFAETMQRGGYETSYVGKWHNKGRPSDYGYQDTVGLFGGGGAKWMKPNQVDAHGRPVTGYTGWIFQSSDGKEKYPELGVGLTGDISEKFADASIKLIGQPHDKPFFVHVNFTAPHDPLLLPPGFEDAYDPATMPLPKNFQARHPFDHGNENSRDELLLPLPRTGKEVREDLSVYYAVISHLDQQVGRILKALDGSGQRDNTIVIFTSDHGLAMGSHGLRGKQNMYEHTMNVPMLISGPGIPVNQRFDAQMYLRDLYPTVCDLVGIPVPVAPDVAGTLKPIDGRSVVPVLRGEQDHVHEYVFGYFRNFQRMIRGDRWKLIHYPQIDKWQLFDLLNDPDERNDLAETPQHAETKMQLQAKLRQWQTQVGDPIVVDRSGREIDR is encoded by the coding sequence ATGAAGAAAATTCAAACGCTCGTTGCGACCCTGCTGCTCGTGATTCTGGCGTCTGCGTTGGCTCAGACGTCTGACGCTGCGCCGCCGAATGTTTTGATGATCGTTTCGGATGATCAGCGACCGGATACGATCGCGGCGCTTGGCAACGATCAGATTAGAACACCGAATCTGGATGCTTTAGCTCGACGCAGCAGTGTGTTCACTCGGGCGGTTTGTGCAAACCCAATCTGTACGCCGAGCCGTGGAGAGATTCTGAGCGGATGCAGTGGCTTCCGCACCGGCGTGCTGGATTTTGGCGGAAAACAACCGGCTGGCTTTGTTTCCTTCGCCGAAACGATGCAGCGTGGCGGCTACGAAACATCGTACGTTGGCAAATGGCACAACAAGGGCCGACCGAGCGACTACGGCTACCAGGACACCGTCGGACTATTCGGAGGCGGCGGCGCAAAATGGATGAAGCCAAATCAAGTCGATGCGCACGGAAGACCTGTCACGGGTTACACGGGCTGGATTTTCCAATCGAGCGACGGCAAGGAAAAATATCCTGAACTCGGCGTCGGTTTGACGGGCGACATCAGCGAAAAGTTTGCAGACGCGAGCATCAAGTTGATCGGACAGCCGCACGACAAGCCATTCTTTGTGCACGTGAACTTCACCGCGCCGCATGATCCGCTGTTGCTGCCTCCCGGTTTTGAGGATGCCTACGACCCGGCGACGATGCCACTGCCGAAGAATTTTCAAGCGAGACACCCCTTCGATCACGGCAACGAAAACTCACGCGACGAACTGCTGTTGCCGTTGCCTCGCACTGGGAAAGAGGTCCGCGAGGACTTGTCCGTTTACTACGCCGTGATTTCGCACCTCGATCAACAAGTCGGTCGAATTTTGAAAGCACTCGATGGCAGCGGCCAACGAGACAACACGATCGTGATCTTCACGAGTGATCACGGGCTGGCGATGGGCAGTCATGGATTGCGTGGCAAGCAGAACATGTACGAGCACACGATGAACGTGCCGATGCTGATCAGCGGTCCCGGCATTCCCGTGAATCAACGCTTCGACGCACAAATGTACTTGCGTGATTTGTATCCCACCGTCTGCGACTTGGTGGGAATCCCCGTGCCGGTTGCTCCTGACGTTGCTGGAACCCTTAAACCAATTGACGGTCGCAGTGTGGTTCCCGTTCTACGTGGCGAGCAGGACCATGTTCACGAATACGTGTTCGGATATTTTCGCAATTTTCAACGCATGATTCGTGGTGACCGTTGGAAGTTGATCCACTATCCGCAGATCGACAAGTGGCAACTGTTCGATTTGCTCAACGATCCCGATGAACGGAACGATCTCGCAGAAACGCCGCAGCACGCCGAGACCAAGATGCAACTGCAAGCAAAGCTACGCCAGTGGCAGACTCAGGTC